A region of Pyxidicoccus parkwaysis DNA encodes the following proteins:
- a CDS encoding DUF2167 domain-containing protein: MQRRWWMSVVMSLAAATAWAQMPAPEAAPAAEQEEVEEDAPPPLPELHPRHGDVLLGNGLAKMNVPENFEYLSPEDAQKVLVDVWGNPPGTKTLGMLVPAGIPVDADEGWGVVIEYSDDGHVDDEDAAGIDYADLLKDMQKGTQEENAERTQAGYPAVQLVGWAATPHYDQATRKLYWAKELAFSDMDTKDHTLNYNIRLLGKEGVLVLNAVSSMSALPQVEKDMKQVLAFTDFQPGHRYSDFNPSTGRVAAYGIAGLVAGKAAVKAGLFKGLFALLLAGKKAIAGVLAVVVAALGKLFKRGGNNDGTP; encoded by the coding sequence GGCCCCCGCCGCCGAGCAGGAAGAAGTCGAGGAGGACGCGCCGCCGCCCCTTCCCGAGCTCCACCCCCGCCACGGCGATGTGCTGCTGGGCAACGGGCTGGCGAAGATGAACGTCCCCGAGAACTTCGAGTACCTCTCCCCCGAGGACGCGCAGAAGGTGCTCGTGGACGTGTGGGGCAACCCTCCGGGCACGAAGACGCTGGGCATGCTGGTGCCGGCGGGAATCCCGGTGGACGCCGATGAAGGCTGGGGCGTGGTCATCGAGTACAGCGATGACGGCCACGTCGACGACGAGGACGCGGCGGGCATCGACTACGCGGACCTGCTGAAGGACATGCAGAAGGGCACCCAGGAGGAGAACGCCGAGCGCACCCAGGCCGGCTACCCCGCGGTGCAGCTCGTGGGCTGGGCCGCCACGCCCCACTATGACCAGGCCACGCGCAAGCTGTACTGGGCCAAGGAGCTGGCCTTCAGCGACATGGACACGAAGGACCACACGCTCAACTACAACATCCGCCTGCTGGGCAAGGAGGGCGTGCTGGTGCTCAACGCCGTCTCCTCCATGAGCGCGCTGCCGCAGGTGGAGAAGGACATGAAGCAGGTGCTCGCCTTCACCGACTTCCAGCCGGGCCATCGCTACTCGGACTTCAACCCGTCCACCGGCCGCGTCGCCGCCTATGGCATCGCGGGACTCGTGGCCGGAAAGGCCGCCGTCAAGGCGGGCCTCTTCAAGGGGCTGTTCGCCCTGCTCTTGGCCGGGAAGAAGGCCATTGCCGGCGTCCTCGCGGTGGTCGTCGCCGCCCTGGGCAAGCTCTTCAAGCGCGGCGGCAACAACGACGGCACGCCGTAA
- the mfd gene encoding transcription-repair coupling factor, whose translation MDTPPFSQLLDAEAARVPPAADPLVPLLDALHPGRRVRTQGLKGAARGHVLARLHQATKAPLVCVAVDEEAADALAADLAFFLGGTGTLLEPRVLRLPADELLPFDELSPDTRTVTERLGALFHLGQGTRFPALVLSARALHRRVVPLPVMTSLAERVTVGQDFDRDSLALKLARMGYQNSPLVEDVGTFSVRGGLLDVFSPLYDKPVRLEFFGDTIESIRAFDPQSQRTVDSLKEVSLVPAREVILTDETRPRAEAAARAVADRINLPTIQLRERLEALREGLPGFGLEGLLPGLFEGGLSTVFDFLRAWSKESPVVYVDDPLGVDRAVDELWSELERSFTAAQERQDLVCPPAEHFLTRDAVNERLGAYRVVEGGGLSLAQSERPPVLFNFGGTQDLREAILAHHGEEGALSPLVERLQRWRDMRVACAVACGTLSQADRLKRLLLDRNVMVKVHTEALVDASTLYEPSVWVHLFTGEVSHGFVDGAGGLAVLADEEIFGVRTRRRPKRSKKLDAFASGFGDLKEGDLIVHTDFGIGRYAGLTKMEVNGVPGDFLVLEYAGRDKIYLPVGRMRLIQKFSGGDPDKVQLDKLGTTSWEKTKKRVKEQLLKMAAELLQIAAARKAHPGHAFSAPDRYFAQFEADFEFEETPDQAKAIEDVLADMQKSQPMDRLVCGDVGYGKTEVAMRAAFKASLDRKQVAVLVPTTVLAQQHFLSFKKRFKDYPVTVEVISGMKKAPEVREILKRAKEGKVDILIGTHKLLAGEVAFKDLGLMIVDEEQRFGVKQKESLKKWRSQIDVLTLTATPIPRTLHMSMSGVRDMSIIATPPEDRRAIRTFVMKYDEAVVKEAIEREVGRGGQVFFVHNRVESLPSMEQQLKTLVPHLSIGVAHGQMGEGQLEKVMLEFTERKHHVLLCTSIIESGIDISSANTMIVNRADQFGLAQLYQLRGRVGRSKERAYAYLLVPSRRAVTKDAQRRLEVLQNFTELGAGFSIASHDLEIRGAGNLLGDKQSGAIAEIGFDMYAQLLEEAVAEMQGQPPRVQVEPDVTLPMPALIPDDYVSDVHQRLLFYKRFSQASHPDEVTDLRAELVDRYGEAPDEVDSLSELTLLKIDMRDLRLRALEVGTGRLVVTLGADALLDGAKVAGLVQRSKGVYRLTPDMKLIVRVPQGASGHDLIAEAKKVLRDLGHCALPQA comes from the coding sequence ATGGACACTCCTCCCTTCTCCCAACTGCTGGATGCCGAGGCGGCGCGTGTGCCTCCGGCGGCAGACCCTCTCGTCCCACTCCTCGATGCGCTCCACCCTGGCCGCCGCGTGCGGACACAGGGGCTGAAGGGCGCCGCGCGCGGCCACGTGCTGGCGCGCCTGCACCAGGCGACGAAGGCGCCGCTCGTCTGCGTGGCGGTGGACGAGGAGGCAGCCGACGCCCTGGCCGCCGACCTGGCCTTCTTCCTGGGCGGCACCGGCACCCTGCTGGAGCCGCGCGTGCTGCGACTGCCCGCGGACGAACTGCTGCCCTTCGACGAATTGTCTCCTGACACGCGCACCGTCACCGAGCGGCTGGGCGCGCTCTTCCACCTGGGCCAGGGCACGCGCTTCCCCGCGCTGGTGCTGTCCGCGCGCGCGCTGCACCGCCGCGTGGTGCCGCTGCCGGTGATGACGTCGCTGGCCGAGCGCGTGACGGTGGGGCAGGACTTCGACCGCGACTCGCTGGCACTGAAGCTCGCGCGCATGGGCTACCAGAACAGCCCGCTGGTGGAGGACGTGGGCACGTTCTCCGTGCGCGGCGGCCTGCTGGACGTCTTCAGCCCGCTCTACGACAAGCCGGTGCGCCTGGAGTTCTTCGGCGACACGATTGAGTCCATCCGCGCGTTCGACCCGCAGTCGCAGCGCACGGTGGACTCGCTGAAGGAGGTGTCGCTGGTGCCGGCGCGTGAGGTCATCCTCACCGACGAGACGCGCCCGCGCGCCGAGGCCGCCGCGCGCGCGGTGGCGGACCGCATCAACCTTCCCACCATCCAGTTGCGGGAGCGGCTGGAGGCGCTGCGCGAGGGCCTGCCCGGCTTCGGGCTGGAGGGCCTGCTGCCCGGCCTCTTCGAGGGCGGCCTGTCCACGGTGTTCGACTTCCTGCGCGCGTGGAGCAAGGAGTCCCCCGTCGTCTACGTGGACGACCCGCTGGGCGTGGACCGCGCGGTGGATGAGTTGTGGTCGGAGCTGGAGCGCTCCTTCACCGCCGCGCAGGAGCGGCAGGACCTGGTGTGCCCGCCCGCCGAGCACTTCCTCACGCGCGACGCGGTGAACGAGCGGCTGGGCGCCTACAGGGTGGTGGAGGGCGGCGGCCTGTCGCTGGCGCAGTCGGAGCGGCCGCCGGTGCTCTTCAACTTCGGCGGCACCCAGGATTTGCGCGAGGCGATTCTGGCGCACCACGGCGAGGAGGGCGCGCTCAGCCCGCTGGTGGAACGCCTGCAGCGCTGGCGCGACATGCGGGTGGCGTGCGCGGTGGCGTGCGGCACGCTGAGCCAGGCGGACCGGCTCAAGCGGCTGCTGCTGGACCGCAACGTCATGGTGAAGGTGCACACCGAAGCGCTGGTGGACGCGTCGACGCTGTACGAGCCGTCCGTCTGGGTGCACCTCTTCACAGGCGAGGTGAGCCACGGCTTCGTGGATGGCGCGGGCGGGCTGGCCGTGCTGGCGGACGAGGAGATTTTCGGCGTCCGCACGCGCAGGCGCCCCAAGCGCAGCAAGAAGCTGGACGCGTTCGCCTCCGGCTTCGGCGACCTGAAGGAAGGCGACCTCATCGTCCACACCGACTTCGGCATCGGCCGCTATGCGGGCCTGACGAAGATGGAGGTGAATGGCGTGCCCGGGGACTTCCTCGTCCTCGAGTACGCGGGCCGCGACAAAATCTACCTGCCGGTGGGCCGCATGCGGCTCATCCAGAAGTTCTCCGGCGGCGACCCGGACAAGGTGCAGCTCGACAAGCTGGGCACCACGAGCTGGGAGAAGACGAAGAAGCGCGTCAAGGAGCAGCTCCTCAAGATGGCGGCGGAGCTGTTGCAGATTGCCGCCGCGCGCAAGGCGCACCCGGGCCATGCCTTCAGCGCGCCGGACCGGTACTTCGCCCAGTTCGAGGCGGACTTCGAATTCGAGGAGACGCCGGACCAGGCCAAGGCGATTGAAGACGTGCTGGCGGACATGCAGAAGTCGCAGCCCATGGACCGGCTCGTGTGCGGCGACGTGGGCTACGGCAAGACGGAAGTCGCCATGCGCGCCGCCTTCAAGGCCTCGCTGGACCGCAAGCAGGTGGCGGTGCTGGTGCCCACCACGGTGCTCGCGCAGCAGCACTTCCTCTCCTTCAAGAAGCGCTTCAAGGACTACCCCGTCACGGTGGAGGTCATCTCCGGCATGAAGAAGGCGCCGGAGGTGCGCGAAATCCTCAAGCGCGCCAAGGAGGGCAAGGTCGACATCCTCATCGGCACGCACAAGCTGCTCGCCGGTGAGGTGGCCTTCAAGGACCTGGGCCTGATGATTGTCGACGAGGAGCAGCGCTTCGGCGTGAAGCAGAAGGAGTCGCTGAAGAAGTGGCGCTCGCAAATCGACGTGCTGACGCTGACGGCGACGCCCATTCCCCGCACGCTGCACATGAGCATGTCCGGCGTGCGCGACATGAGCATCATCGCCACGCCGCCGGAGGACCGCCGCGCCATCCGCACCTTCGTCATGAAGTACGACGAGGCCGTCGTGAAGGAGGCGATTGAGCGCGAGGTGGGGCGCGGCGGTCAGGTGTTCTTCGTGCACAACCGCGTGGAGTCGCTCCCCTCCATGGAGCAGCAGCTCAAGACGCTGGTGCCGCACCTGAGCATCGGCGTGGCGCATGGACAGATGGGCGAGGGCCAGCTGGAGAAGGTCATGCTGGAGTTCACCGAGCGCAAGCACCACGTGCTCCTGTGCACCTCCATCATCGAGAGCGGCATCGACATCTCCAGCGCCAACACGATGATTGTGAACCGCGCGGACCAGTTCGGCCTCGCGCAGCTCTACCAGCTGCGCGGGCGCGTGGGCCGCAGCAAGGAGCGCGCGTACGCATACCTGCTGGTGCCGTCGCGGCGCGCGGTGACGAAGGACGCGCAGCGGCGCCTGGAGGTGCTCCAGAACTTCACCGAGCTGGGCGCGGGCTTCTCCATCGCCAGCCATGACTTGGAGATTCGCGGCGCGGGCAACCTGCTGGGCGACAAGCAGTCGGGCGCCATCGCGGAGATTGGCTTCGACATGTACGCGCAGCTCCTGGAGGAAGCGGTGGCGGAGATGCAGGGCCAGCCGCCACGCGTCCAGGTGGAGCCGGACGTCACGCTGCCCATGCCGGCGCTCATCCCGGACGACTACGTGAGCGACGTGCACCAGCGGCTGCTCTTCTACAAGCGCTTCAGCCAGGCCAGCCACCCCGACGAAGTCACCGACTTGCGCGCCGAATTGGTGGACCGCTACGGCGAGGCCCCGGACGAGGTGGACTCGCTGTCCGAGCTGACTCTGCTCAAAATCGACATGCGTGACTTGCGGCTGCGCGCGCTGGAGGTGGGCACCGGCCGGCTGGTGGTGACGCTGGGCGCGGACGCGCTGCTGGACGGCGCGAAGGTGGCGGGGCTGGTGCAGCGCTCGAAGGGCGTCTACCGGCTCACCCCGGACATGAAGCTCATCGTCCGCGTGCCCCAGGGCGCCAGCGGGCATGACCTCATCGCAGAGGCGAAGAAGGTGCTGCGCGACCTGGGCCACTGCGCCCTGCCGCAGGCGTAG
- a CDS encoding sensor histidine kinase: MLRSVRSAVGGILDFECVSANLYAERWLGREDHPLVRQRLSDEAPWVAECGLFAVCVRVAVRREPEVTRLARHSPVGTVWLQARVSPWEDGVVLFLEDLTERMAAEEALRRDHDLLHAVIESATDAIYVKDLDGRYVLINPATARAFNRNPKDILGRTDVELLGPDAAAATLAHDRAVDASGQTATYEDPEGGPGTDCIWQTTKGVLCRGDGTHYALFGISRDVTARRRLELEREEEARFQERFIGVLGHDLGNPLAAVRLSAAALLARDTLTPDVRRVVERIDGSAGRMARLVRQLLDFTRARMAGGIPLRPREVSLEEVCRRIISELEPVHPQHGICLEVQGESSGVWDEERLGQVLSNLVGNALQHSPEGTQVRVRLAAFDSHFQRLEVHNGGPPIPDSLRPRLFAPFHRAPHEPGQPKPQHHGLGLGLYIVSQIVTAHGGWVDVASSLDAGTCFSVTLPRVARPPPGVR, from the coding sequence GTGCTGCGCAGCGTTCGCTCCGCCGTCGGTGGCATCCTCGACTTCGAGTGCGTCTCCGCCAACCTCTACGCGGAGCGGTGGCTCGGCCGCGAGGACCATCCGCTGGTGCGCCAGCGGCTGTCGGACGAGGCCCCGTGGGTGGCCGAGTGCGGCCTGTTCGCCGTGTGCGTCCGGGTGGCCGTGCGCCGCGAACCGGAAGTCACCCGGCTGGCGCGCCACTCTCCGGTGGGCACCGTATGGCTCCAGGCGCGCGTGTCGCCGTGGGAGGACGGCGTGGTCCTCTTCCTGGAGGACCTCACCGAGCGCATGGCCGCCGAGGAGGCGCTGCGCAGGGACCACGATTTGCTCCACGCCGTCATCGAGAGCGCCACCGACGCCATCTACGTGAAGGATTTGGACGGCCGCTACGTGCTCATCAACCCCGCCACCGCGCGCGCCTTCAACCGCAACCCGAAGGACATCCTCGGGCGCACCGACGTGGAGCTGCTGGGGCCGGACGCCGCCGCCGCCACGCTGGCGCATGACCGCGCGGTGGACGCATCCGGACAGACGGCCACCTACGAGGACCCCGAGGGCGGCCCCGGTACGGACTGCATCTGGCAGACGACGAAGGGCGTGCTGTGCCGGGGCGACGGCACCCACTACGCCCTCTTCGGCATCAGCCGCGACGTCACCGCGCGGCGCCGCCTGGAGCTGGAGCGCGAGGAGGAGGCGCGCTTCCAGGAGCGCTTCATCGGCGTGCTGGGACATGATTTGGGCAACCCGCTGGCCGCGGTGCGCCTGTCCGCCGCGGCCCTGCTCGCGCGCGACACGCTGACGCCGGACGTGCGCCGCGTGGTGGAGCGTATCGACGGGAGCGCCGGGCGCATGGCGCGCCTGGTGCGGCAGTTGTTGGACTTCACCCGCGCGCGCATGGCCGGCGGCATTCCCCTGCGTCCGCGCGAGGTGTCGCTGGAGGAGGTGTGCCGCCGCATCATCTCCGAGCTGGAGCCCGTCCATCCGCAGCACGGCATCTGCCTGGAGGTGCAGGGCGAATCGAGCGGCGTCTGGGACGAGGAGCGGCTGGGACAGGTGCTGTCCAACCTGGTGGGCAATGCCCTGCAGCACAGCCCGGAGGGCACGCAGGTGCGGGTGCGGCTGGCCGCCTTCGACTCACACTTCCAGCGGCTGGAGGTGCACAACGGCGGGCCACCGATTCCGGACTCGCTGCGGCCGCGCCTCTTCGCGCCCTTCCACCGCGCGCCACACGAGCCGGGGCAACCGAAGCCCCAGCACCACGGGCTGGGACTGGGCCTCTACATCGTCTCGCAAATCGTCACCGCTCACGGCGGCTGGGTGGACGTGGCGTCGTCGCTGGACGCGGGCACCTGCTTCTCGGTGACGCTGCCCCGCGTGGCCCGGCCGCCTCCCGGCGTCCGCTAG
- a CDS encoding pilus assembly FimT family protein, which produces MRLRRTQSGMTVLETMVVLAIVSIFAALSVAGVQAMMDRQKVSGAQHELMLVAQEARQKARSTLQPVRLSLFTAMENGVSVTRLRWEALACQDSWGSVCPMSACENNACGASGCVCTEQGEPVTLPRGLDAAPLDGLCWLGTQDPGGATPPAVVRTGGRACLTTSPRPTDGQLVLRRNIGKPESPVWKKDAVMVVDGLTGAVRSVDCGKTPAAPGCT; this is translated from the coding sequence ATGCGATTGCGTCGGACTCAGTCGGGCATGACGGTGCTGGAAACCATGGTGGTGCTGGCCATCGTCAGCATCTTCGCCGCGCTCTCCGTGGCGGGCGTGCAGGCGATGATGGACCGCCAGAAGGTCAGCGGCGCGCAGCATGAGTTGATGCTGGTGGCACAGGAGGCCCGCCAGAAGGCGCGCTCCACGCTGCAGCCGGTGCGGCTGTCGTTGTTCACCGCCATGGAGAACGGCGTCAGCGTGACGCGCCTGCGCTGGGAGGCGCTGGCCTGCCAGGACTCGTGGGGCTCGGTGTGCCCCATGTCCGCCTGCGAGAACAACGCCTGCGGGGCGAGCGGCTGCGTCTGCACGGAGCAGGGTGAGCCCGTCACCCTCCCCCGAGGCCTGGACGCCGCGCCCCTGGACGGCCTGTGCTGGCTGGGCACCCAGGACCCCGGTGGCGCCACGCCGCCCGCCGTCGTCCGCACGGGCGGCCGCGCCTGCCTGACCACCAGCCCCCGCCCCACCGACGGGCAGCTCGTGCTCAGGCGCAACATTGGCAAGCCCGAGTCCCCCGTGTGGAAGAAGGACGCGGTGATGGTGGTGGACGGCCTCACCGGCGCCGTCCGCTCCGTGGACTGCGGCAAGACGCCCGCCGCGCCCGGCTGCACCTGA
- a CDS encoding c-type cytochrome, with translation MMKRFALVMALSLASSAYAEDIADVWKAKCKSCHGEDGKAQTKMGQKESIDDFSSPAWQKHESDEELREVITEGSSRNKKMKAYKDKLTPEQIDGLVRYIRTLKAK, from the coding sequence ATGATGAAGCGGTTTGCCCTGGTGATGGCCCTCAGCCTGGCCTCGAGCGCCTACGCGGAGGACATCGCCGACGTCTGGAAGGCGAAGTGCAAGTCCTGCCACGGCGAGGACGGCAAGGCGCAGACGAAGATGGGCCAGAAGGAGTCCATCGACGACTTCAGCTCGCCTGCCTGGCAGAAGCACGAGTCCGACGAGGAGCTCCGCGAGGTCATCACCGAGGGCTCCTCCAGGAACAAGAAGATGAAGGCCTACAAGGACAAGCTTACCCCCGAGCAGATTGATGGCCTGGTGCGATACATCCGCACACTGAAGGCGAAGTAG